Sequence from the Bacillus sp. es.036 genome:
GATAATGTTCTCTCCATCATTAGTGAGCCTCAGGGCGGCTTATTAACCTTAGGTATACTTGGGACGATCTGGTCAGCTTCAAACGGTATGATGGCGATGATGAGAGCGTTGAATCTTGCTTACGATGTGGAAGAAACAAGATCCTTTATTAAAGCAAGGCTTCTTTCTATTTTGTTGACAATTGGACTTGTTCTTGTGTTTATTGTCACGCTTGTATTACCGGTTTTTGGAGACGTAATCATTGACGCAGTAACCTCATCACTAAATTTGCCGAGCTCGACCGAATTTTTGTTTCGTATTCTTCGTTGGGTAGTAGCTGTGGCAATCATGGCATGCATCCTTGCAGCTTTATATCGGTTTGCACCAAATAAACATTTCCCATTTAAAGAGGTGATCATTGGAGCACTTGTAGCAACATTAGGCTGGCAGGTAATTTCGCTTGCATTTGCATTTTACGTTAGTAATTTCGGTAACTATTCTGCTACTTATGGAAGTCTTGGCGGTGTGATTATTTTAATGCTTTGGTTTTATTTAACCGGCATTATTCTTCTTGTAGGTGGAGAGGTTAATGCACTACTTCATAAAAACAAGCGAAAAACACAGGTTTCAAGTGAGAAAGAGCAAATTGGTTTTTAAACCGGATGGAGCAAGGGCAATTTAATAGAAAGTGTTGTACCAAACGAAGGAGAACTTTTTACTTTTATCGTGCCTTTGTGGTTTTGAATAATTTGTTTACTAAGGAACAGGCCGAGGCCCGTTCCTTTTTCTTTTGTTGTGTAAAAGGGTTTGAAAATACGGCTCTGAGTCGATGCATCCATTCCAACGCCATTGTCACGTATAGAGATTGTCACCCTATTAAAATGCTGTCCTACTGTTAATGAAATCGTCCCATTGCTACGGTTCGTCATGCGAATAGCTTCGATACTGTTTTTCATCACATTTAGAAAAACTTGCTTGAACTGTCCGGGGTTAATCATCACTTCAATAGGAAGTTTGAACTGTTGTAGATTTGTGGTCAGGTCACACTTGCTTAACTTT
This genomic interval carries:
- a CDS encoding YihY/virulence factor BrkB family protein — translated: MGGLSFVKKLGKEIGEDRVTSLAAELAYYFMLSIFPLLILILSILPYLSIDKQEAVDFLTKYAPGETGSILQDNVLSIISEPQGGLLTLGILGTIWSASNGMMAMMRALNLAYDVEETRSFIKARLLSILLTIGLVLVFIVTLVLPVFGDVIIDAVTSSLNLPSSTEFLFRILRWVVAVAIMACILAALYRFAPNKHFPFKEVIIGALVATLGWQVISLAFAFYVSNFGNYSATYGSLGGVIILMLWFYLTGIILLVGGEVNALLHKNKRKTQVSSEKEQIGF
- a CDS encoding sensor histidine kinase, encoding MEQSNLNAKEMPKQNVLPSVEDYSHLLEQLEALTYENQALSNVNTLVAGVAHEIKNPLTIMKGFLQLIKPDLDKLQKSDIAELLLTEIQRTTDLVEEFLQLARPVEVTSERIDLIPFLKNILLLFDSQAKLSKCDLTTNLQQFKLPIEVMINPGQFKQVFLNVMKNSIEAIRMTNRSNGTISLTVGQHFNRVTISIRDNGVGMDASTQSRIFKPFYTTKEKGTGLGLFLSKQIIQNHKGTIKVKSSPSFGTTLSIKLPLLHPV